One Primulina tabacum isolate GXHZ01 chromosome 10, ASM2559414v2, whole genome shotgun sequence DNA segment encodes these proteins:
- the LOC142505922 gene encoding O-fucosyltransferase 20-like, whose protein sequence is MTVSKSNKKKKNQQSFISVPSQIINSISQSSLESLLRSPKKKQSFISKLGSLFKSPRFFLFLVSVLVFLWMSNIWFGFDTTMPLSPNPCAVFREKAPMVGVIFSSRLSMDGNVAEIDENGEFWKQPNGFGYRPCLEFSAGYRRESVEIVKERAKYLIVVVSGGMNQQRNQIVDAVVIARILGASLVVPILQVNVIWGDESEFSDIFDLDHFKSVLANDVRIVSSLPSTHLISRHVEEKRTPLHVSPEWIRSRYLRRLRRDGVLILRGLDSRLSKDLPPDLQKLRCKVAFHALRFASHISEIGNKLTDRMRSKGPYLALHLRMEKDVWVRTGCLPGLGQEYDEMINNERKTSPNLLTSRSNMTYQERKLLGLCPLNALEVARLLKALRAPKSTRIYWAGGIPLGGKQALLPLTTDFTHFYTKEDLSLPGELGAFANKASLMAAIDYIVSENSDVFMASHGGNMGHAIQGHRAYGGHKKTIIPNKRHMLRYFMNQSLPEAEFNKIVLNLHQDSFGQPELRTSKSGRDVTKYPIPECMCNGTDTNTSI, encoded by the exons AAAGAGtaacaagaagaagaagaaccaaCAGAGTTTCATCTCTGTCCCGTCTCAAATTATCAACTCCATTTCACAGTCATCTCTCGAGTCATTGCTACGTTCTCCTAAGAAAAAGCAGAGTTTCATCTCCAAGCTCGGTAGTTTGTTCAAAAGTCCaagattttttcttttcttggtTTCCGTGCTTGTTTTTCTTTGGATGTCGAATATTTGGTTCGGTTTTGATACCACAATGCCTCTTTCACCCAACCCTTGTGCTGTCTTCCGAGAGAAAGCGCCAATGGTTGGTGTGATTTTCAGTTCTCGACTAAGTATGGATGGAAATGTGGCTgaaattgatgaaaatggtGAGTTTTGGAAGCAGCCTAATGGGTTTGGTTATAGGCCTTGTTTGGAATTTAGTGCAGGATACAGAAGAGAGAGTGTTGAGATTGTAAAGGAGAGAGCAAAGTATTTGATTGTGGTGGTTTCAGGTGGGATGAATCAGCAGAGGAATCAGATTGTTGATGCTGTTGTTATTGCAAGAATTCTTGGTGCGTCTTTGGTTGTCCCCATTTTGCAAGTTAATGTAATTTGGGGTGACGAAAG TGAATTTTCTGATATATTTGACCTGGATCatttcaaaagtgttttggcAAACGATGTTCGGATAGTTTCATCCTTACCGTctactcatttgatatcaaggCATGTGGAGGAGAAGCGTACTCCTCTTCACGTGTCACCGGAGTGGATTCGCTCACGTTACCTTAGAAGA CTAAGGAGGGATGGGGTATTGATTTTACGTGGTCTAGACTCGAGGCTTTCTAAGGACCTTCCTCCTGATCTTCAAAAGCTACGCTGCAAG GTGGCATTTCATGCATTGAGATTTGCCTCACATATATCAGAAATTGGTAACAAGCTAACAGACAGAATGAGAAGCAAAGGACCGTATCTCGCTCTTCATCTGCGAATGGAAAAGGATGTATGGGTAAGAACTGGGTGCCTCCCTGGACTGGGCCAAGAATATGATGAAATGATAAATAATGAGAGAAAAACGAGCCCAAATCTATTGACTTCAAGATCCAATATGACGTATCAAGAAAGAAAACTTTTAGGCCTCTGCCCCTTGAATGCATTAGAAGTAGCAAG ACTGCTTAAAGCTTTACGGGCGCCAAAAAGTACAAGAATCTACTGGGCTGGTGGGATTCCATTGGGAGGAAAACAAGCTTTACTCCCATTAACCACAGATTTTACTCATTTCTACACCAAGGAAGACCTTTCATTGCCAGGGGAGCTTGGAGCATTTGCGAACAAGGCATCTCTAATGGCTGCTATTGATTATATAGTTTCCGAAAATAGTGATGTATTCATGGCATCTCATGGTGGAAATATGGGCCATGCCATCCAG GGACATAGGGCATATGGAGGGCACAAAAAGACCATCATCCCAAACAAAAGACACATGCTTCGATACTTTATGAATCAATCTCTTCCTGAAGCCGAGTTCAATAAAATCGTACTAAACCTGCATCAAGATTCGTTCGGACAGCCTGAACTCAGGACGAGCAAATCCGGAAGGGACGTGACAAAGTATCCGATCCCCGAGTGTATGTGCAATGGTACGGATACAAACACGTCAATCTGA